In the genome of Arachis stenosperma cultivar V10309 chromosome 6, arast.V10309.gnm1.PFL2, whole genome shotgun sequence, the window gAAATTCAAGTGATAGTTCCAATGGTGTGCATTTTCAATCGGTGTTGTCGAACATTACAAATAGCATTAATATAGATTTATTTTTAGATGATTTTTTTTGAACTTGCTTATGGGAATGTACATGCActttatgtattttgattttccTATTATTTATTCAATTATAAACTTTAATAGAAAATATGTTCAAAACTAATATCTCGAGTTATCTTATTAGGTAATAACCCAACACCATATTGATCAAGGTCTCCAACTACTAATCTACACTCTgtagataaaaaaaatgatgtTCCAATATCAGTGATATTAGTAATTCGAGTATCACACATGAAGCATATGATAGTCCATGTCATCAGACAAGTCAACAACATCTTtaacaaacataaaataatatctaCCAGTTACTATGTTAATATGTTTTTATTACTTAAAAGACCAAACACTTAACTTTTTAATTGGTCTATTAAAAATAATCATTGGTATATGctaaataattattatagatTCATTGGAATACACAAATCGAATTAGATTGCAAATGGATGTAAGACTGAATAGGAAGACTATGCTACTTCAAAAGAGACATGGTAAGATAAGCATGATAGATTGTAATCATCACAAAGCTAAAATTTTActtcttttatctttaataCTACTTTCATAATATATATTCATAATTCAGTTGATTTAAACATTTAACAtatattcatttttctttttttataatataaagtaCTTGATGTATTATCTCTAATGATTATAGGAGCAAGTacatttaattcaaatttagatACTAAAGAATTAGAAGAAGTGTGCATAGCTGAAAAAAAAGACACCTGATACAaagagaaatatttttgaagGAATTGACTacaaatctttcaaaaaattttcaagaagtTGAGGATATTACTGAAAATACGACTATTTTAGATGATTCTGTGCAAATTTAATACCCAACCATATTCGATGTTGCTGAGAATAGAGGTAATTTAAGAAGTAGCAATATCAGCActttattatttactattgttatgctttttataaacaaaaaattatcgTTTAGTGTTCAAGTTTTAAAATTCAAACTAAGATATggttatatattataatttttgtatttgaacATTGATTTATTGTAAAACTTAAGTCTTGAGGTTGGCACAATGAAATTGTATTATATGATCTCATCTTTTTAATCCATAAATTGCATTCTTATGTaatcttttataaatattatttttatacttaaCATGGTGAAAGaaatgtatatttttatataaagtatttgTTGCAGATATAACTAAAACAATTTATTATCTTGGTGATTATTAGATGTGATAGATATTGGTGACCCAGAATTTTTTGTCGGCATTGCGACGCCATGATGTGGTATGAGGAGAGATCAGAGAAGTCCAAAACAGGATCCAATTTTGAGTTCTCAATATGTTGTATGTGAGGAAAGGTACAACTGCCGTTTTGAAGCACTTGATCGGACGCTCAGGAATCTTATGTCAGTTACCGATCAACATAAGACACATCAAACATTTGGTGGTAAGATTGTTGTTCTAAGAGGTGATTTCAGACAGATACTTCCGGTGATTCTGAAAGGAAATAGACACGATATATTAGCATCCGCTATTAACTCATCCCATCTGTGGTCATTTTGTAAGGTTCTGAAACTGCATACGAATATGAGGCTTCTAATGTCTTCTTCGAATCAAGATGAAGGTGAAATGAAGATATTTGCTAATTGGATACTTGATGTTGGAAATGGAAATATTGACTCTGTTGTTGGTGATGAATTAGAAGTTGAAATTCCAGATGATCTATTGATTACAACTACTGATGATCCTCTCTCTCATTTGGTAGACTTTGCATATCCAAATTTGTTGCAAAACATATCAGATTACAGGTATTTTTAGAATAGAGCAATTCTTGCACCCACACTTAAGAGTGTCGAGAAGGTAAACGATTTTGTCTTAACAATATTTCCAGGGATGGAAAAGGAGTATTTGAGCTCTGACACAACATGTCAAGCTGATGAGAATGAAGATGTAAAACAAGAGTGGTTCACACCAGAGTTTCTAAATGACATCAAATGTTCGGGACTCCTCAATCACAAGTTGACTTTGAAGCAAAGAGTCGCTGTAATGCTACTGCGAAACATAGACCAGACTTCAGGTTTATGCAACGGGACAAGATTAATAGTTAACAAACTTAGCAGCAACGTAATTGGAGCGGCGGTAGTGGCCGGTAGAAATATTGGAGATAAAGTGTACATTCcaagaatgaacttgatccctTCAGATTCAGGATTGCCATTTAAGTTCCAACGGAGACAATTTTCATTAACAGTATGCTTTGCAATGACCATTAACATGAGTCATGGTCAATCATTATCACATGTACGGTTTTATTTGCCAAAATCAATGTTCAAAGAGGTTTCTAATAATATTTAGgtaagaataatattatttttattttaatagcaTGTTATGATTTACACTTTTGTACAAATCTTTACTATAGATATAACTAATTTATCTATAActcttttttcaaatttgaaatgaaatgtGTAACAAGGAGCCCAACATCCAATGATTTTCTAATGAAGTTAGTAAGATACTAGGTTGtcgataaatttttattagttttttgatataaaatttagGGTAAAATTAACATGCTATTATTACAGttatatatgtttttattttttttatcttcttcctTATGGttcaagaatattataaactttAAACTCTTCTATTCATATTTTACtttgaataaagataaaataacatatttaacatatttattatataacgATGATAGTGTtatactaaatttaaaaaatatatgattataaaatattatttttaatttaacttatcaaatttaaatataagcTCGTGCATCGCACGGGTTTAACACTAGTATATAGACATTTGAGGAAATTTATTTCACACACTTAAGTTCGGTCTTCAAATGTGCTTTTggaaagaaacaaaaaacaaaagagagagaaaTACGGTTaacatttaattattttaattttatttttaatattttaaatatgttttagttatatttttggAATTAATTGATACCATTAACGAAGATCCTACCGGAATAATCTTATATTAATGTATCAGTGAGATATCATATATAATTGCCATATCACAGGTTGTTAATGTCTAGAGATATATTTAAAACATATTAAAAcgattataataaaattaaatcaaattttatggataaaattaaaactaaacatAAATGTTGGgcttagaaaataataaattttattttaatgattaCAAACATATATTTAGTTAGATCGAAATTCCGAAAATTTTTTTGATGTGAGTGTTCATAGTGTAAAATTTTGAGCAGtccaataaaaaaagaataaattgtCTTTGTTGTTGCTATTTGGACAAAAATGAGACTGGTATATGAATCAATAATACAAACAAATCTCATCAACTAAGTCCAGTACATTAGTTTAATGAAGGACAAGTAAATCATAGCCAAAGCAGCAGAAATAGGGACATTGCACCATAATTGGAGCACTCAACCACCTGCAAACATCCACAGAATCATCAGAAACGAAATTCAATTTGATTAAAATTTGAGGATCAACAAAGAACTAAGCTTTAATAAAAGAGGAACAACGTGCCATACAGTTGAGGACCAAAATGGATGTATCGGGGATTCTGGTAATCAAGCTATTCCAGGTCTGAAtcagcagcagttgccttctccacagcagcagcagcagcgtTTCCTTACTTCCTCGAGACCGGCGTATCAACGCTGCGAAGTAGAAGGCGTGGTATCAATGCAACCTTCGGTTGAAGGCGGCGGTGGCAATTTATACCAGGTTGGACAGGTTCCAAGAGCTAGGAGCTGATTCCGTCTAGGAGAAAATTGAGCATGAAGCTGTCGCTGATTTAGGTAGGAGGAAGGCAGATGAGGAGGAGCAGAGACGCCGACAAGAAGAGGAGGAGCTGACGTTGAAACGACGGGGAGCGGAGAAGGATCTTGTTGACTTGAATTCCATCTAAAGGGCCTTAGCGGCATGTTTAACACGCAACTCGGCGTGACTTACGGCGAAAAACCGGGCTATTCTGGTCGGTAATGGGGAGAGAACCTATCAACTCTTCACCGGCTGTGAAGGCGTTAGCGACTCCTCTCACTCTCAGCTTCTGTTGGTTGATTTCTTGGTTTGGAAAACACCCCCTCAAAGCAAAGGCGTTCTACTGTAGAGTTCAGCCGGGTTTGGGCATGGAGCTGTTTTTGGTCTGAGCCTCTTACGGCCTGGATACcggaccaaaaaaaaaaagtggttCACTCTTTATTGGTACCATAAAATCTTTCAGCAAATAAATATTAGAGTAAAAAGTCAAATAATAAAGTCaaagacaaaattaaataataatttggtTTTCAAGAAGAATGTTATAATTATGTTAATTAAAATGTGTAAACAAATAGCTACTTGAAGCTATCATTAAAACGATCcaacaaagaagaaagaaaaaaggttCTGTTTCtttgtattaaaaattaatatacaatTTCAGTTTTTCAAATTCAAGTATACATAACCTAATAAATTCGTATAAATGCGTTGTTTATAGTAAGAATTATTAATGTTACACATGTATATTGAggtttttttatatattatatactaatcaaaatattcaattatatatattatattcttttgtgatgttatttttaaattggaAGTCACATATTAATAAAACTAAGAATAAATAgagtacataaaaataaaagatattatgttatgtatttattaattgaaaaattataaagataaatttaaagtctaaaattattctttttttttttcaaatcttataaatttttttgtaaattattgtaaaaatatcaaaatattataattaaagtaaaatcaaaataataaacataaaaatataatttgccTTAATGTCATGGtaaattatacaattttttacTAATCTTATAAACTCTcgaagataataataatatctctcCTTTCAATTTTTGTTTATACTCTTCActctatctttttaatttctcacATGTTTTCGATAGCAATTAATTGTATAGTTCACgatgatattaaattatttttttatatttattattttgattttaatttaattataatattatactatttttacaataatatgcaaaaaagtttataaaatttttaaaaaagtataaatttatatttacagatttatttttgtaatttttcaataaaaaaaacatataacacaacatttttttatttttgcgtATTCTCGATgtacttttttaaatttattaatatatgaCTCCCAATTTAAAAGCAGCACCACCTAAGGATGTAATTTgtaattttgtatatataaaaaaatctcAATATATATGTGCAACATCAATAATTCTTAGTCAGTGAGGTATAGTTTAAACGCACTTAGAGGTcgcaaataaaaaaatgttttgaaAATTCTCTGAGACTGTCATTAGAATTTTTGTCGTATATGAAAAGGAtaaattaatctattttttaaattaatatattatttttatttaaattttatatttattttataaataatatttattattattacttcaGCATAAATCTATAGAAGATGATATTTTGTCATCCTTATTTTTTTAACCATTAATAGAAGacgtattattttattatgacaaataaatatttaaatgatCATTTAATTAAAGTAcgac includes:
- the LOC130934517 gene encoding uncharacterized protein LOC130934517, with the protein product MRRDQRSPKQDPILSSQYVVCEERYNCRFEALDRTLRNLMSVTDQHKTHQTFGGKIVVLRGDFRQILPVILKGNRHDILASAINSSHLWSFCKVLKLHTNMRLLMSSSNQDEGEMKIFANWILDVGNGNIDSVVGDELEVEIPDDLLITTTDDPLSHLVDFAYPNLLQNISDYRYF
- the LOC130934518 gene encoding uncharacterized protein LOC130934518, with the translated sequence MEKEYLSSDTTCQADENEDVKQEWFTPEFLNDIKCSGLLNHKLTLKQRVAVMLLRNIDQTSGLCNGTRLIVNKLSSNVIGAAVVAGRNIGDKVYIPRMNLIPSDSGLPFKFQRRQFSLTVCFAMTINMSHGQSLSHVRFYLPKSMFKEVSNNI